The nucleotide window aataaacatcactgggtccttagaaaggtttcaacggtggaaatcaatacctccactgtttcctttggtatggtctacttgagcttttgatatacttaaattttgggctcaacccctaaaatgatgtgcaaaaacggatggacggcgtggataaaccacgtgaattcatagtgggcccagcagaatttactcagtaccatagGAGCGTATTgcgtaactcagtacgcagtctgATTTACTCAAAAGAAGAAACCGACTCTTCTTCTCCGTTAAAGGCGCAACCCGCCTGCGATTTCAAATCCattcaaaatcccaaaaatttagctattctttctttcttttttcaaaatcccTACCCAAATCCCAAAAACCTCGATGAAAATCTGATTTCTTTCAAAGCGATTCtatcaagaagaagaaaaaaagggttATTTATCCGGCCGACATTGTCGAcgattggcccaccaaatctaGTCGAAGGCCGCCACTTCAGGCAGATTTGAGGTAAgagattttttcctatttattatttatttttatttttcgaattTCTGGAATCGTAGGTGGTTATGAAGATATTCCGACGATATTGTGTATGCAATCAAGGGAAAAGTCATGATAAATGCCGATATATCATCGATATCGGCAATATCGCAtgatattttatgatatttatgcgatatatcgcacgatacacAAGATTCCGTATTTTTTTGTATTTCTGAGGGAAATCTTAGGGGTTTCATATTGCCGACcatcgataacgataatatcggccgatagtatcgatattacgaacactggtgacatggtatatctcaaggtctcgtctatgaagggcgtggtacgttttggtgtgaagggcaagttcaccccgagattcattagaccttttgagattaccgagcgcttGGGCATTGTGGCCtatataggcttgccttacctcctgagttgtccacgatccacgacgtattccatgtttctatattgcgaaaatgtgggtcggacacttCCTGTGATCGATTGGCAGCCactcgaggtccgtgaggatgcttcctatatcgagcagccgattcgtattcttgatcggaaggagcaggtcctcaggacctaggtcattcccttggtgaaggtacaATGAGGTCATCATTCgaaggccgaggcgtcttgggagcgtgaggccgggattagagagcgttatccccatttgttcgttgattgattgtttgcattgtttgtattgccttctcttgtgattgatgattgagatcatggtgtgccaaaacggttacgtatcggccgtaacagccgatacgtacggtgggaaccgttacgtGTTTCAAggtcgtatcggccgttacccgattttgtacccgtatcggccgatacgggcccgtaacAGGCCCGTATCGGGCCGAATAATggtaactttttttttcattttaagctttgtttttgttgtttttttgaaacttcttgcttccaaactgtttcttactctttctactactaatttcgaccaaccttggctaggtatttgaaataaaaacacattatattatggattttcttgaatcaaagctcggtgggtcattttcagaaattcatcaaaaataggtatttatactttttttaatatattttgctgttttaatcatgccatatgatgtgttaatcatagtagaacatgttaatgtgcattttacagatttggggtgccatttaataattttttttatatttttttctatttacgcatgaattttggccccttcttttaaaattcgaaaaatcaatttttaatggttgttttgctgttttaatcatgtcatttgATGTGttgatcatagtagaacatgttaatgtgcattttacagatttggggtgccattttatatttttttctatttacgcatttattttggccctttttttgaaaattcgaaaaatcattttttaatgattcttttgctgttttaatgatgccatatgatgtgttaatcatagtagaacatgttaatgtgcgtTTTActgatttggggtgccattttatattttttttatatttttttctatttacacatttatttcggcccttttttttaaaattcaaaaaatcattttttaatgattcttttgctgttttaatgatgccatatgatgtgttaatcatagtagaacatgttaatgtgcattttacatatttggggtgccattttatatattttttatatttttttctatttacgcatttatttcggccctttttttgaaaattcgaaaaatcattttttaatgattcttttgttgttttaatgatgtcatatgatgtgttaatcatagtagaacatgttaatgtgcattttacatatttggggtgccattttatttatttatttttatatttttttctatttacgcatgaattttggccctcaaaaataattgcaaacacctaaatgtaagttattttcatattacattcattctaatatatttatcattgatagtagatagttagaaaattaagtatatgaattttgtagtcaaattcaggttatctggttcataaattcatcagacagtccgatacaacttctcaccaaagagtggaccgttacaccaccataaacatgttccaatttataaatgcatgcatatttggaatgcttagaatattccggatttaatccatattttttcatatttttttgggaaaaaaaaaatttttgctccgttacgcccctgtatcgCTGTTaccccccgtatccgtatcggtttcggaggacaccattacaccaaccgataccgatacgggacaccttgattgAGATATatacatgatgatgattttgcattCATTGTTCTGGTTTTgacaatttcgaggacgaaatttctttgttggtggggaggattgtaagacccgacccgaattcttgcatgtgcatgtgtgagtatgcatttcatttcttgtggtcctgcggtcctactggtcgaattccggcgccCCGCGACCCTTGGATtgtatttgcggtcatccttaagtccggtcacgtagacccgactcggatcgacccgagacctatgccatcttgttcgcatcgtcgttgtggttccaacgacgtgtcttaTGTATCTATCCgatatatagatcaaaagttatgaacattacataatatgacccttaatcatgtgacccacttttgtgcaatgCATGTGAACCACCTCCTTGGCACAAATCCCTATACACACTACACACCACACATTCTATGGAAAACACTACCCAcctcaacacacactacacaagcCTAGCCTAAAGCCTAAGCATTGTAAACTCCTCCCTATGCAATGATGACCTCTCTTACAAACTCATCAtgacccctttctctctctttatctttttCATTTCCCTCCATTTGCTAGCAACTTCTCCCTCTCCCAACGTCcatttctccctcttttctctagCCCTCTAATTCCCAACATACTTCCAATCCCACCATTAGAAatagatttccaccattaaaacctcttcttAGGCTCAAGATCTTCTTGGTGTAGAAGTTTGGAGTCTTGCTTTGCATGTGGGTGAATATAAATTTCTAGTTTCTTTCTTGACctttaatcttttcttttctttataaatggatcatatgggacccaccaatccatggtggggatcccatttgaccccatggatgAGGCCCTTTgtcccatcctacatgcatgtcatgatacatgatggggccattctccatggaccccatcatgatgtattgtattatcTACTTCATTCCAAGGGCATCTATaccctagaagtcatgttgggatgacatcccaaccacccattttagttatggatcatgcatgcattggtTTATTGTTGCATGTACATTCTACATAGTTGTATGGATGAGATTgaatcttgggagggcccattagtggcaggGCCCTACCCCGATGGCCGGGTTGTATttcttcttcccatttctctTATTATTgcggatgatgatgtgtgtggcccacttggtgggcctaggacGTCCCAAAATTCAGCAAGGgcgggacgcccctaccacctTATTCCATAGTTTTTGGACACCCTAAattaatgcatgcaagtgtcctgacCTTAGTTCATGATctggacatgtgtggggcccactaaggaaggccacacacccttttaattgctgagattattgagatataggctgatacgtccagccatgtattgctatccaaaaatctggactgtttaCATGGGACTGCTTTAGCTGATGTTTGGTATGGATTTAATCTATGATTCTACTATTTTTTTCTTGATGATTGTGGGGTGTAatatgaaggtgtggaccccaccttgaagtatggtggatcacacctcagatggcccatgaaatggtacccaaaagggGGGCCCAAAGAGGGGTGGGcagtccaccttgctggactgtccagcccaAAAGAATGAGGGGAAAACCCAAATTCCAGCTTGTTTTTCcgagtggtgggccacttttgtgcaccccaccttgctgtattttaTAGGAAAAATACTAATCATCCATCCCTCCCCTCctagatgaagtttgggcccaccttattggataaacattgcatggacagcaacatttcactctggacagattgtaattccgaatttaattaaaatacttctgagcatccaaaaattctgaaaatttacagaaaggtggcccacctatggtaggacccacctaccaatttttggggccaacagaTCCCTGTGCACACCAGGgcaagggctggactggcccaccaggctgggacgtccaggtcaaacagattttctggacagtctgttttctttaaattaattaaaatacttttaatcatccaaaattcacaaaattttgtagaggtgtggcccacccatggaaggaccaccctgtaaatttttagggccatcggGCTCCTATACCGACCATAgtgcggcctggagtggcccaccaggctgggacatCTAGCCTTGGCTAGCTGTCcaggccactttgtgggcccaccttaatgtattttatatcccaccgttcatccatgtggggtccatatgggacgtgatcatcctccccttcagtagcatccaattggggcccactggatgagcttttgggccaaatacccaggcccataaaGCTACCTACACatgggacgcccagcccattgggctgctactggacgtccagtccagcagcatggctcatctgatttatgtgtttaatctacccccttcatttggtggaccctctgtgacatgtatgggtcaccaggaattaaaatgaatatataaattaattaatttttgaatttccagcaagccagattgtgggtgggctggaatttcaacaATAGGCCCGTTGGACCCCTAGGGCCTACatttatcatgccattgtgatAGATTTTATGGGCTAAATAtccaagtagttgggcccttgcttgcccattaaaataaatccatacttgggccaagatgtgaggcccaacttacttattttaaatgtaaggatttcccatatgttggaataatgggctgcccattaaacccaccacaatgagtagtcttatgatctttatggttgggcccaaaccttgcttaggGCCCATCATGCTGCCTAAGTATTAGGCTTAATGTATGGCCCaccaggccatggattgcttaagCCTTGGGTTTTGCTTTATATGCGTAGTGGGctgccttttgggacccagttgaggttggatgtcctccttggtggccctaaggtaggcccatagggttcctataggtggttgaaggttcACCTTAGGCCCTTGATTAGGACCACTTCTTCCTTGGGTTTATGaccctcttagcttgtgggttACCCTAAAGTGTTGAGCCCCCACTAGgggacttctccttagagtacttgtGTATGTATTTAGACCatatccctccttgggaaggaggagtatgatCCACATCATCACCGTTGAGTAGCGCGTTTACACCATTatggcccatatgcatcatctgcgtaaatggattgcattgtgtgtggtcattgggtcgACATGATAGagagatggagtttctccccttatgcacatcaagtgcttgaagctagtgcatgatctgtatgcgtgactcatgcattagcatcacatttcatgatgatactgcccttgcttcatcagggccttgcctccgcagggacattcgtggatggccgtgtgTGTGGACATTGGAAATGGTACTTGAGCATAcaaggtgcataggatgcccatgggtgaaattcccaaaacttccatggtaccaaggatctgccccaacgcggtgaccgagtggaaactatgagcgcacgagggcctcgTACCGTTAGGCTGCGACTCTCACTATCGTGTAGTTggttgggtagggatgtggccttacctgcctggtgtaagAAGGcgttgctaggctaagtctgaccagctcaaaaTAGGTTCGCTGCCATCAAGCCTTGTTGGCGATTGGCTatccacaagcgggtagtgaggtctctcacactcgtttgactgtgcgggtctggagagcggcagtcatctagcaatgtactaaaccccggtgatttccttatgattggaaatgtacttgatatgtggattggataagaGCATTGACATCACCTCGCATCGcattgcattcgcatcggctgtataagccctccttatgcatcgccttggtaaggcacccagtactcattgcattatattcATGTTAAGCCTcaataaggctagtgatattatcATTGATTATGTTTCCCCtcttgtatctcctattattcttctatgcaccattgtcacacaccttcaccaccctctaagcttctataagcttatacacgattgatgcgtgcaggtgatcctagatcagcatcgtagcggcagagcttggattagagttgagttGAGAAccccccagtgttgcagatttTCTTCCTACTTCTTTTGCTATAAGATGTATTCCTTTTCTGCTTTGTACTTGTAAAAattcaaattcatagtgaattttgtgatgtgtgcctttgttattctcagatatacttgttgtaaTCTTGgatatgctcatattggaaatggttatacagttatggaaatcctctttgtgggatcccaagatcagaatctacctcaggagccaagaatggggtactacggaggctgttgcggccaaaacCGGCTATCGTATTCCTTGTAagttcggttaccgagtctggggcgtgacaatagtcCAGCCATGCTGAGTTTCAGTTGGTGCATGGTTCTGATCCATCATTTACTCTGCCACAAGAATGGCGAAAGGATTGCTCTACCATATCATTTCATCCTAAATATTGATTATGTGGATAAGCAAGCTATCATTTGGTTTAGCTAAACAAagaaccagaaaaaaaaaaaaaaaaaaaagcctaaatgGAGATCATGCATCTCTGCTATTAAGATGGTCCTAAGCAATAGCTAGTAAATGGTGATTACATTGTCACATTTATCTACTCTTAATGAGGTAATTACATACTAATATGTATAAGGTTCTAAACGTAACAAACCACCTCCTAGGTGCATACTAATCTGTACACGGGGAAGACATTTGTGGGCATGGTTGTGGTCACCTTGGATATGTGAGGTCACATTGAAGTTACCTGTAAAATACATGAATTTGAAGAGATAAATACCCGCATTACCAaattagttgaaaaaaaaaaaaaaaaaagcttcatcCAATGCTTATTCTAGGATGGTCCAAATCCATGTATCAAGCTGGCCAGAGGATAATAGTGTGCTCAGTGCCagcttttaatatatatatatatatatatatatatatatatatatatatatatatatatatatatatatatatatatatatatatatattagatagaTCCAGTCATAATTTGGGCCATACCCATAGAAGAAATGCAGAGTTAAGATATAATAACCAATGGTCCTTATTTAAAGTTGTCATGTTGCCCAGCTGGATAAGTGGACTGGTTGGGTCTTCTTTTCTCACTTCATTAATCAGAtttttggcttctttttttttttttttttgacagttCATCTTGGTAAGAACATTGGAATACAATCTACGGACATAATTGAACGATCTTtgaatatgaggcccactttCATGATTACATCGTACTTGGGTACTTTGGGAAAGTGGAGCTTGATAACACTTGGAAGTTCTGCCAGCTCAGCCTGGGACTTTCCCAACATCATTCTCTTGAATTTATCATTGCAATTGACTTCATTTCTGTTGTTCGGATCCAGGAGATTGTGGGCCTTGATGTAGGACCAGACTTTGATAAAGCATCCAAGACAGGAAATCTGAGACTGGCGAGGTTGATCAGGTTTGCTACCTTTTTTGAGGTTTCAGAGGTGGGCCTAACTACCAGTTGTATCAGAAGCTAGAGGGGTCTCATGTAATTGTGAAGAAGATGGATGGAGGGTCCCAAACTCAGTGTCTATTGGATGAGATGCCTTGTTCATACTCCCAATGTCCAGAAGTAACCACAGGTAGTATATTGTGTTAGTTTTAGTTTGTTTTCATTATTACACGCAGCTTGATAGATAGAGATAATACTTCGTTTGTTTTACTTTGATGTCAGAatcattttcataatttatttgtTGTGATGGTACGTAACTTGTAGGCACAAATGCTATTGTGGAACATCAGAATGATGCATCTTCAAAGAGTGAGGATGATGAATTGATAGAATCATGTAATTCTGAAATGGACCGTGAAATCGAAAGTGTTGCAAAATGTACAGAGGAGAGTGATAAAATGGAAGATCTAGTGACGGGACATGACACGCCTTTGGAAAATCCTTGTCTGGTGGGTCTGGAGTTTGACTCTAAAGAATATGCCATGAAATTTTATAATACATATGCTAAGCGTGTTTGATTTTAGCATTCGAAAGGAACATGTCCGAAAGCATGATGGCTTGATATATTTCTGTCAATGGGTATGCTGGAGAGAAGGCTATCGTGATAAAAGACATTTTGGTAGAACCAATGGAGTAAGGAAGGAAAGAGCAATTACAAGAGTAGGTTGTAAGGCATCACGCACAGCAGTGAAGGAAAAGAATGGTAAATGGATTGTAAAGGAGTTTGTTGAGGAGCATAACCATGAAACTGTTGCTTCCCCAATGGTTCATTTGCTTAGATCGCATAGAAGTTTTGGTGATATTGTGACAGCTCAATTAAAGAATTTGAGAAATGCAGGCGCACCAACAAATGTCGTGATGTCCTATTTAACTgaagaaataggaagaaataGAAATATTGGAATCACCAGTAGAGACTGCAAAAATTGGATGGGTTCTGAGCGAAAGAATATTCCTAAAACAGGTGATGAACAAGTTGTATTAGACTATTGTGTGCGAATGAAAGATAAAGATACAAATTTCTTTTACGAATTTCAAGTAAATGATGAAAATCGTATGACAACTTTGTTTTGGGTCGATTCACGAGCAAGGATGGATTATGATTGCTTTGGTGATGTGGTGAAATTTGATACGACATACAAGACAAATAGGTATGGTATGCCATTTGCACCATTCACAGGAGTAAATCATCACCGACAGCCTGTCTTTTTTGGTTGTGCATGGTTGTTAGATGAGACGGAATCTTCATTTATTTGGTTAATTCAGACATGGTTGAAAGCAATGCATGGGCGCCATCCCGTCTCTATAATTACAGATGAAGACGCAGCCATAGCAGGAGCAATTGCAAAGGTGCTACCAAATATACGTCATTGTTTTTGTTTGTGCCACATCTCTCAAAATGTGGCTAAGAATTTATCACATTTATATAGGAAAGGTAATGATTTCGCAAAAGCATTCTCTAAAGTGGTCTCTACAAAAGgttcaattgaaaattttgaatcacgTTGGGTGTCATTGCTAATAGATTATAATTTGAGTGACAATCATTGGCTCCGATCAATGTATGATAAACGTCATCAATGGGTGCTGGTATTTCTGCGAGATACTTTCTTTGCTAACATGTTGATGACAAAAAGAAGTGAGTCTATGACTAACTTTTTTTATGGTTATGTTCATGCAAAGACCACTTTTCATGAGTTTGTTAATCAATATGAAAGAGCACTTAAAGATCGCCGTGGGGCTGAAATTGAGGAAGATTTCAAGGCAATTCACAGTGAACCAGTTTTGAAGTCACTGTCACTCATGGAAAAAGAGGCAGCACAAATATATACGATATCAATGTTTGAAAGGTTTAAAAAGGAATTGGACAAAAGAGAGCAATACATTGCAGAGAAAGTTGAAGAGAATGACACAAGTTGCATATATAAGGTGACTAAATATCAAGAGAAGATTGAAAGATCTTCAGAAGAAAACATCACAACATACAGTGTCACCTTTAACACTTTGGAGACTTGAGCTAGTTGCGATTGCCGTACGTTTGAAGTTGAAGGCATTCTGTGCAGACACATTCTCTTGGTGTTCAGGATGTCAAATGTCATGACACTCCCATCTCATTATATTTTAAGAAGGTGGACAAAAAATGCAAAGTCCGGCATTGTATTAGATGAGGTGGGAATTAATATGCAAGATGATTGTGATAAATGTACCTCGTTGTGGTACAATGATCTCTGTCCCCAATTACTTACCTTTGCAAAAGGGGCAACTTCTGTCGACATATAACATGGCTAAGCACGCGCTAAAACGTGCTTTGGAGGAAGTAGCAGTACTGAGGAATGGAACAGATTGCTCAACAGATCAAATAACCCGAAATGACTCCCACAGTGTGGAAACAGAAGGGCAATCTTCAGCTCGACTTGAATCTTCGTTTGAGGAGAACGAAAAGGAAAAACGGTGTGGCACTTGCGAGGCACATGACCACACAAAGCGGCCGTTTGTGACCCAGACTACACAGTGTAGTGTTGCTACAGGTCTGTGAGTAAGTCTACGATATGTTTGTCCTTAAAGAAATCTATTTTGTCTTATTAAAATAGTTTGTTCTTTCTATAGTAATGACTAATAACTGCTTATTGTTTGTTGTTCTTTCCATAGTAGTTATAAGTGCTTATTGTTTGTTGTTCTTTCCATAGTAGTTGTAAGTGCATATTGTTTGTTCTTTCATTGAAAATACAGTAGGAAGTGATTTGGAAAAGCATGGAGCTATTGATGCAGGGCCACAAGGGTTGCTTGTTCTTTCATTGAAAATACAGTAGGATGTGATTTGGAAAAGCATGGAGCTATTGATGCAGGGCCACAAAGGTTGCATGATGACCACCTTTGTCTTTACGTTTACGTTTCATCCAATGTACATGCATATAGAGGTTTTAACAATTATATTATAGAATCTCATGTTGTGATGGTTGCTTAAACCAGGGATGCACAACTAGGTGCTTACATGGGCTCTCACACCCCTCCATTATTGGGTAATTGCAACATGATCTCAAGATTAACAAATACATGACCCCACTCGGGCATGGTCGAAGGAATGGAAATTCATGCATTTAGGGCTAACTAATGCAAAATACAATTGTTGTGGTTACGTGGCTACTTACTCTTGTTACTTTTTTCGTCCATATGGGAAGAGGCAATCCAGGTTGGTATGGGTGTGCAGTTGGGCAACAACCTCAATATTTTGCCAGACTTCCGTAAGTAATTAGTTTGTTAGGTTTAATAATAAATACTAGTGTATAAACTCTTATGAACCCTCTTAACTGATTTTTTCTTACTTGTGATAGGTTGTCGCTGCAACCCCTTAGCATTCGTGCATATAGTCCTATTGGTGTCCCAGTTGTTCCTGTACCTTTAAATGGTCCTTTTTGCATCCCTGCTTTTGTTTCTGACCATCCTATTCACATGACCAGTTAAACTTTTTAATCACACTTGTAGTGGTAACTTTTTTAagattagtgttttttttttaaaaaaaaaaaatttaattttaaattgtatttatttatttattatttttataaataatagTTGATATGCATTGGTAGATTCTGGATGTTTTGAATTATAATTTTCCAGGAATCTCAAGCGTCCAAAGGGCAATGCTTGCCTAGAGAGCGTAAATGATTTAATTGCATT belongs to Magnolia sinica isolate HGM2019 chromosome 8, MsV1, whole genome shotgun sequence and includes:
- the LOC131254177 gene encoding protein FAR1-RELATED SEQUENCE 5-like; the encoded protein is MLSVFDFSIRKEHVRKHDGLIYFCQWVCWREGYRDKRHFGRTNGVRKERAITRVGCKASRTAVKEKNGKWIVKEFVEEHNHETVASPMVHLLRSHRSFGDIVTAQLKNLRNAGAPTNVVMSYLTEEIGRNRNIGITSRDCKNWMGSERKNIPKTGDEQVVLDYCVRMKDKDTNFFYEFQVNDENRMTTLFWVDSRARMDYDCFGDVVKFDTTYKTNRYGMPFAPFTGVNHHRQPVFFGCAWLLDETESSFIWLIQTWLKAMHGRHPVSIITDEDAAIAGAIAKVLPNIRHCFCLCHISQNVAKNLSHLYRKGNDFAKAFSKVVSTKGSIENFESRWVSLLIDYNLSDNHWLRSMYDKRHQWVLVFLRDTFFANMLMTKRSESMTNFFYGYVHAKTTFHEFVNQYERALKDRRGAEIEEDFKAIHSEPVLKSLSLMEKEAAQIYTISMFERFKKELDKREQYIAEKVEENDTSCIYKVTKYQEKIERSSEENITTYSVTFNTLET